The following are encoded together in the Babesia microti strain RI chromosome II, complete genome genome:
- a CDS encoding conserved Plasmodium protein, unknown function (overlaps_old_locusTagID:BBM_II03085) — MANLDNMAKNLGGYVYEISSETIESRPKRVRKSVKPKITEWNTKKNGNYSRDFELNVESEQWNKYYSDRNLSSTPFYGLSTRGSAVSLFKILNQPKFQLLVDDIIVEVGHGKHPMVDEIRKIFKINNIFIGIEFSPMAIKEAIANRTIKDLKDTQFVMPSNINYYSINGDFDGHVVHSTIGNECLLKKCCAKLIVGRCVLDYITSRLLTSIGSVNWDDDPRVPNSVIAMFNSFTNTLLESVNGNNNAAIVFIEPFDKIKVRDHILTLFKVLCVSSLVEKSDCRYLKLHKIITKDKMGIICYMMIKTQISAENFEEIHDNFTNVTDKILKLDKSQDPDWLLPMKMPSKWSSGEKELFDVLTSFSTGV; from the exons ATGGCCAACCTCGACAACATGGCAAAAAATTTGGGGGGTTATGTATATGAAATATCGTCGGAAACA attgaAAGTAGACCAAAAAGAGTGCGTAAAAGTGTAAAGCCAAAGATTACTGAATGGAATACTAAAAAAAATGGTAATTATTCAAGAGATTTTGAATTGAATGTGGAATCGGAACAATGGAACAAATATTACAGCGATAGAAATTTGAGTAGCACACCATTTTACGGGTTATCTACTAGGGGTTCTGCTGTTTCATTGTTTAAAATACTGAACCAaccaaaatttcaattattagTCGATGATATTATTGTGGAGGTTGGCCATGGCAAACATCCAATGGTAGATGAAATTAGGAAAATTTTCAAGattaataacattttcatag gCATAGAATTCTCACCAATGGCAATTAAGGAAGCCATTGCCAATCGCACCATTAAGGATTTGAAGGATACCCAATTTGTCATGCCTTCaaacattaattattatagtATTAATGGGGATTTTGATGGACATGTTGTCCATTCTACAATTGGCAATGAATGCTTGTTAAAGAAATGTTGTGCAAAATTGATAGTTGGACGATGCGTTCTAGATTATATAACATCCAG ACTATTAACTAGTATTGGAAGTGTGAACTGGGATGACGATCCAAGGGTGCCTAATAGCGTAATCGCGATgtttaattcatttactAACACGTTATTAGAATCTGTAAATGGCAATAATAATGCAGCAATAGTGTTTATAGAACCATT tgaCAAAATAAAAGTTCGTGATCACATACTTACACTATTTAAAGTACTATGTGTATCATCATTGGTGGAAAAGAGCGATTGTAGgtatttgaaattgcaTAAGATTATCACAAAAGATAAGATGGgaattatatgttatatgaTGATTAAAACTCAAATTTCAGCGGAAAACTTTGAAGAGATACATGATAACTTCACAAATGTTACAGATAAGATACTGAAGCTCGACAAGTCACAGGATCCAGATTGGCTATTGCCCATGAAAATGCCCAGTAAATGGTCAAGTGGTGAAAAAGAGTTATTCGACGTTTTAACGTCATTTAGTACTGGTGTATAA
- a CDS encoding large subunit ribosomal protein L6e (overlaps_old_locusTagID:BBM_II03065): MSVGGLKVKLNRKKTIITRAGHSKLVGRKYASAPKFRSSLQVGTILILLSGKFKGKRCVLLKRLTTSGLLLVTGPFLVNGIPLRRVNPRYVIATSTNVFNLEGIEGEKAKQSLEAVISKFEDKDFQKTPAMKMAERNSRRNKKDSDDMFIDETNVSDNKVITSEEQRKRQDLVDNAITPFLSKVPLLVQYLKTRFSLKSGMYPHLLKF, encoded by the coding sequence ATGAGTGTGGGTGGACTTAAGGTGAAGTTAAATCGTAAAAAGACAATTATCACTAGGGCAGGGCATTCAAAATTGGTGGGTAGGAAGTATGCAAGTGCACCAAAGTTCCGTTCTAGTCTGCAAGTTGGCACAATTCTGATTTTGTTGTCTGGCAAGTTCAAAGGCAAGCGTTGCGTGTTGTTGAAGCGATTAACCACTTCAGGATTGTTGTTAGTTACAGGCCCATTCCTAGTTAATGGGATTCCCCTTCGGCGTGTAAACCCTAGATATGTTATCGCGACCAGTACGAACGTATTCAATCTCGAAGGGATTGAGGGAGAAAAGGCCAAACAGTCACTGGAAGCGGTGATATCCAAATTCGAAGATAAAGACTTTCAAAAAACCCCTGCAATGAAGATGGCTGAGAGGAATTCCAGGAGGAATAAGAAAGATTCCGATGATATGTTCATAGACGAAACTAATGTCAGTGACAACAAAGTTATTACTTCGGAGGAGCAGAGAAAGAGACAGGATTTGGTGGACAATGCTATAACCCCTTTTTTGTCAAAAGTGCCACTTTTGGTGCAGTATTTGAAGACAAGATTTAGTTTGAAGAGTGGGATGTATCCTCacttgttaaaattttaa
- a CDS encoding elongation factor EF-1 gamma subunit (overlaps_old_locusTagID:BBM_II03070) has translation MQIIGDNNSVQTKIAVALTVFSGHDPKVLIGNGNETSLLPQSFKLMPMLKESTNHVGTLTIYNYLSGKYAKNFFGATTETRNQITTLFDYSVTNLMKYLHLPLGDCLKNKLSELNKCFLKNTFFVEDQITAADVSMAIIIEELLSRNIIDNCIMENDYYCVKRWFETVTAQDLYKKYLCTLKGASSLNPIEEEEAEAPKKKDPLDFLPPTTLSLDEWKRIYSNNKTQLYQIAMPWFWKNYDSEGWSLYKIKYDKLEDECKVSFLTCNMLSGFLQRFPPDFRKYSFGVTHVLGSGGNFDIMGVWLVRGNDLPTQIKEHPSYEYHTFTKLDHNIAEHKKLVEDYWCSDSIIEGISIESSTVWK, from the exons ATG cAAATTATTGGTGATAATAATTCGGTGCAGACAAAAATAGCTGTGGCGTTAACTGTTTTCAGTGGGCATGACCCTAAAGTGCTCATTGGCAATGGTAACGAAACTTCACTTTTGCCTCAGAGCTTCAAATTAATGCCAATGCTCAAGGAATCAACGAATCACGTCGGGACATTAactatttacaattatttatctgGTAAATATGCTAAGAATTTTTTTGGGGCAACTACTGAGACGAGGAATCAAATAACAACTTTATTTGACTACTCTGTGACCAATCTGATGAAGTACCTCCATCTACCCCTTGGGGATTGCCTTAAGAACAAATTATCTGAATTGAATAAGTGTTTTCTGAAGAATACTTTTTTTGTGGAGGACCAAATCACAGCAGCTGATGTTTCGATGGCCATAATCATTGAAGAATTGTTAAGTAGGAATATAATTGACAATTGTATTAtggaaaatgattattattgCGTCAAAAGATGGTTTGAAACTGTTACTGCACAAGATTTGTACAAGAAATATCTATGCACCCTTAAAGGCGCCTCGAGCCTTAATCCAATTGAGGAGGAAGAGGCAGAAGCTCCAAAGAAAAAAGATCCATTAGATTTCCTACCTCCAACAACACTAAGTTTAGACGAATGGAAAAGAATTTACAGCAACAACAAGACGCAACTTTATCAAATTGCCATGCCTTGGTTCTGGAAAAACTACGACTCAGAAGGCTGGTCTCTATATAAAATCAAGTACGACAAGCTGGAGGATGAGTGCAAAGTATCATTTCTAACTTGTAATATGCTGAGTGGTTTCCTTCAAAGATTTCCTCCTGATTTCAGAAAGTATTCATTCGGAGTAACTCATGTTTTGGGCTCTGGGggaaattttgacataatGGGCGTGTGGTTAGTTAGGGGTAATGATCTTCCCACACAAATAAAGGAACATCCATCTTATGAATATCACACATTTACCAAGTTGGATCATAATATTGCTGAGCACAAGAAATTGGTGGAGGACTATTGGTGTTCTGATTCCATAATTGAGGGAATAAGTATTGAAAGCTCAACCGTATGGAAATAA
- a CDS encoding Peptidase family M41 (overlaps_old_locusTagID:BBM_II03060), which yields MIFHRLILQFTPCRVQFRSIYTPSPAYTRFLRLKKAVDRDGPDGKLNETYLRAARNVDPNLVIDAVEAAKRKGHVIEDNILKEYIKALVDTKQLDQTNLDNFITKQKKDQRESTDTNASSIYDARSGQINLQNDSKNPLYVVVRETAIGNIWKLLRIAAVAGLFLAGVSTWFDTVSTNIQKGVKFSNKVVTVAESDTTFDDVKGCDEVMDEIVEIVEYLKHPEKFERLGAKLPKGILLCGPPGTGKTLIARAIAGEAKVPFIHTSGSEFEEMFVGVGARRIRDLFKTARQIAPCIIFIDELDAVGSKRSTTDHNTVRMTLNQLLVELDGFKKNEGIVVICATNFPESLDKALTRPGRLDKTIHIPLPDLQGRFEILKLYSKKIAINRDVDLYSVAKFTVGMTGAELFNILNLAAIKSSIKNAAGVTMAEIDEAYDRVVVGLKRKLKSTDRERRATAYHEGGHAIVNLNTKIAGKLRKATILPRGPTLGATWKVPDEKNDTRTSELHAEIDILMGGMAAEEVIYGKENISTGCSSDLQKATDLARTLVLNYGVGIPNTIGPMSLDTRSYAELGEDMKNKVDETVQKHLNSSYERAKKIIIDNLPGLHNLADALVEFETLNAQEVDFAIQGKSKLIKQRREREARQSKELKATAPFSTYKQQPVYKT from the exons ATGATATTTCACCGACTAATCCTGCAATTTACGCCCTGTAGAGTTCAGTTTAGGTCCATTTACACACCAAGCCCCGCCTACACGCGGTTTTTAAGACTTAAAAAAGCTGTGGATCGTGATGGCCCTGATGGGAAGCTAAATGAAACTTACTTGAGGGCCGCCAGAAATGTAGATCCTAATTTGGTTATTGATGCAGTTGAGGCAGCAAAAAGAAAGGGCCATGTTATAGAAGATAATATACTGAAGGAGTATATTAAGGCACTGGTAGATACCAAACAGCTAGACCAAACCAATCTTGACAACTTCATTACCAAACAAAAAAAGGATCAACGAGAATCTACCGACACTAATGCCTCCAGTATTTATGATGCGAGATCTGGCcagataaatttacaaaatgaTTCAAAAAATCCTCTCTACGTTGTAGTTAGGGAGACTGCTATAGGTAACATTTGGAAATTATTACGTATCGCTGCAGTTGCTGGACTATTTCTGGCTGGAGTTAGCACTTGGTTCGACACTGTTTCCacaaatattcaaaaagGAGTTAAGTTTTCGAATAAAGTTGTCACTGTTGCGGAATCTGACACTACATTTGATGATGTCAAA GGATGTGACGAGGTGATGGATGAAATAgttgaaattgttgaatacCTTAAGCATCCAGAAAAATTTGAACGCCTCGGGGCCAAGTTGCCAAAAGGAATTTTACTATGCGGCCCCCCTGGCACAGGTAAAACTCTAATCGCACGAGCAATTGCAGGAGAGGCTAAAGTCCCCTTTATACATACTTCAGGGTCGGAATTTGAGGAGATGTTTGTGGGTGTGG GCGCCAGAAGGATCCGTGATTTATTCAAAACTGCAAGACAAATAGCTCCTTGTATCATCTTCATAGACGAGCTAGATGCAGTAGGATCAAAGCGATCTACAACTGATCACAATACTGTGAGGATGACACTAAACCAGCTTTTAGTAGAGTTAGATGG atttaaAAAGAACGAGGGAATAGTTGTAATCTGCGCCACAAATTTCCCAGAATCATTAGATAAGGCACTTACCCGTCCTGGTAGGTTGGACAAGACCATACATATACCATTGCCAGATCTACAGGGAAGGTTTGAG ATACTAAAGCTTTACAgcaaaaaaattgccattAATCGGGATGTAGATTTATACTCTGTAGCCAAATTCACGGTTGGAATGACAGGCGCCGAATTATTCAATATACTAAATTTGGCAGCAATAAAATCCTCCATTAAAAATGCTGCTGGAGTTACTATGGCTGAGATAGACGAGGCCTACGATAGGGTGGTGGTTGGATTGAAGAGGAAGCTCAAGAGCACGGATAGGGAGAGAAGGGCAACAGCCTATCACGAG gGTGGCCACGCAATAGTTAATCTCAACACTAAAATAGCCGGGAAACTAAGAAAGGCTACAATACTTCCTAGGGGTCCAACGCTGGGGGCTACCTGGAAGGTGCCTGATGAAAAGAATGATACTAGGACGTCGGAATTGCATGCagaaattgacattttgaTGGGTGGAATGGCTGCTGAAGAGGTTATTTATGGGAAagaaaatatatctacTGGTTGTTCTAGTGATTTGCAAAAGGCTACCGATTTGGCTAGGACTTTGGTGTTGAATTATGGAGTTGGAATTCCTAATACAATAGGTCCCATGAGTTTAGACACTAGGAGTTATGCCGAACTAGGTGAGGATATGAAGAACAAAGTGGATGAAACAGTGCAGAAGCATCTAAATTCTTCATATGAAAGAGCAAAGAAAATCATTATAGACAATTTGCCTGGGTTGCATAATTTGGCAGATGCGCTGGTAGAGTTTGAAACTTTGAATGCCCAAGAGGTGGATTTTGCTATACAGGGAAAGTCAAAGCTTATAAAACAGAGGAGGGAGAGGGAGGCAAGGCAATCAAAGGAGCTAAAGGCAACGGCTCCATTTTCAACTTATAAGCAACAGCCAGTGTATAAAACTTGA
- a CDS encoding conserved Plasmodium protein, unknown function (overlaps_old_locusTagID:BBM_II03080): protein MFILIYLLCLKTQLLAYIKCPRRTSFARVNGVNKPMNTGLQIIDKQLPIYPYIDTPINLFFGHNRVTESNDSNVFVQLDQAEKLGNGVTTRYNDGLSWVIDSIKDENRPGYEFKPPYTDNEVESGTQQMINYYQKFDQLVLDEKNEYLQQIRMDLAEYDAVCPGLGKWPKHKDIIDSGLDISTTLFPVFKPVTGLTSIPPVPPYRKEVKTVGEAMLEQKKWLERSKLALNEWNLDWEEMAGLPERVRDHYYRERFDLIKKNPTLVFELALKMKRATANSEEVINCHPLEFRYMEDSYTYTKPDAPVTNDLYKWHDSLDSTWRLRVEEMIRDVVSFDWPPTDLRVHSGLVLHDITWIPGVIKVFVKRASKDEFVAPEVLGEVNKEELGLLYSKIDMMLKLMDLEEELGVYDNHKIEIYNSLPDEYPESRRDWNQKIGLPVTVTLKGIEIKSIQGKLAGSDSVFGLKLEISGKIVIIPTHFIESVQTYYSDNN from the exons atgtttatattaatCTACCTGTTATGTCTTAAAACGCAACTACTAGCTTACATCAAATGTCCTAGACGTACATCATTTGCTCGTGTAAATGGCGTGAACAAACCCATGAACACTGGTCtacaaattattgacaAGCAATTACCAAT ataccCATACATTGATACTCCTATTAACCTATTTTTTGGTCACAACCGAGTGACCGAATCCAAT GATTCCAACGTATTTGTGCAATTGGACCAAGCCGAGAAACTTGGCAATGGAGTCACTACCAGATATAACGATGGCCTATCATGGGTAATTGATTCTATAAAAGATGAGAATAGACCGGGTTACGAATTTAAGCCGCCATACACAGACAATGAAGTTGAGTCAGGGACTCAACAAATGATTAACTATTACCAGAAGTTTGATCAGCTAGTATTGgatgaaaaaaatgaatatttacaacaaattCGA ATGGATCTAGCTGAGTATGATGCTGTATGCCCTGGACTGGGCAAATGGCCCAAACATAAGGATATAATTGATTCTGGACTTGATATTAGCACTACTCTATTCCCTGTGTTCAAACCTGTTAC AGGTCTAACATCTATACCCCCAGTTCCACCATATAGAAAAGAGGTTAAAACTGTGGGCGAGGCAATGCTAGAGCAAAAAAAATGGCTAGAGAGGAGCAAATTAGCACTAAACG AATGGAATTTGGATTGGGAAGAAATGGCCGGATTGCCCGAACGAGTTAGAGATCATTACTACAGAGAGAGATTTgatttaat aaaaaaaaatccaaCTTTGGTATTTGAATTGGCTCTAAAAATGAAACGAGCGACTGCTAATAGCGAGGAAGTTATTAATTGTCACCCGCTGGAATTTAGATACATGGAAGATTCGTACACATATACTAAACCAGACGCTCCTGTtactaatgatttatataag TGGCATGATTCATTGGATTCGACTTGGCGATTGAGAGTTGAGGAAATGATTAGAGATGTTGTTTCCTTTGATTGGCCTCCGACAGATCTACGCGTACATTCAGGTTTAGTATTACATGACATTACATGGATTCCAGGCGTGATAAAAGTATTTGTGAAAAGGGCTAGTAAAgatgaatttgttgcacCAGAAGTTCTTGGGGAAGTGAATAAGGAAGAGCTGGGATTGTTGTATTCCAAAATAG ATATGATGCTTAAACTGATGGATCTTGAAGAAGAACTGGGTGTGTATGATaatcacaaaattgaaatttataaCTCTCTGCCAGATGAATACCCTGAGTCCAGGAGAGATTGGAACCAAAAGAT AGGGTTGCCAGTAACTGTGACGTTAAAGGGCATAGAGATTAAGAGTATCCAAGGAAAATTGGCAGGATCAGATTCTGTATTTGGTTTAAAACTAGAAATTAGTGGCAAAATTGTCATAATACCCACTCACTTTATAGAAAGTGTACAGACATATTACAGTGACAATAATTGA
- a CDS encoding SprT-like family (overlaps_old_locusTagID:BBM_II03075) yields MYDDADDLEFTNVHELFNYYNNLCFKNALGPVLVAWSRKLKRCAGICYYKVSQPPGICIIRLSEPLLKYRCIDDYKQTLLHEMIHAYLFLTQTRHKRTGHGKQFIKWMNKVNQLTGLKVSIRHNFVEEVKYYRKYVWRCNGICRLNPPSFGYIRRAINLAPSAKDSWWSDHLILCGGQFVQIHI; encoded by the exons ATGTACGATGACGCCGATGATCTAGAGTTTACCAATGTCCACGAGTTATTCAATTACTATAACAATCTATGTTTCAAAAATGCACTAGGCCCTGTCTTAGTGGCTTGGAGCAGGAAACTTAAGAGATGTGCAGGTATCTGCTACTACAAGGTATCACAA CCACCAGGAATATGCATTATCCGACTTTCCGAGCCACTACTAAAATATCGTTGCATAGATGACTACAAG CAAACACTTTTACACGAGATGATCCATGCCTATTTGTTTTTGACACAAACGAGGCACAAACGCACGGGTCACGGGAAG CAATTCATTAAATGGATGAACAAAGTGAACCAATTGACTGGATTGAAAGTAAGTATTCGTCACAATTTTGTTGAAGAGGTTAAGTATTACAGGAAGTATGTTTGGAGGTGCAAC GGAATTTGCAGGTTGAACCCGCCTAGCTTTGGTTATATACGGCGTGCAATCAATTTGGCTCCAAGTGCCAAGGATTCATGGT GGTCAGATCACTTAATTTTGTGTGGTGGGCAATTTGTCCAGATTCATATCTAA